Proteins encoded by one window of Halomonas sp. Bachu 37:
- a CDS encoding sensor histidine kinase, whose protein sequence is MNPVSPSGKAATGLRTQHVALAGLSRRWRRLWLVAIPLGLVLFVWQATQLAKEQALDTLHKDAENELRLSAANLNGYLLRYDYLPSMLATREGVQRFLASPDTQDAMPLNLLLDRFRFTTDVSDVYLLDRHGDTLAASNWHRPNTFIGQNYEFRSYYQDAIAGGQGRFYGLGVQSLERGYYFSAPVWLDDTAPDARPDGVMVVKVLLDGVEDSWAEQDAELLVSDGDDIIFMASRPELRMTALHPLSEEEHQALLQTRRYANEPLPPSGIEAGDTYGKQSRIVSFAHGPLSEGNYLSLSRHIPEFGWQMHILKPLTPVIRAQWIAGLMAGGLYGVILLGGGIGWQRLRLRREREEFAERERKTLARVRDELEISVKHRTRDLVSSNERLSAEIEERRRAEDNLRQTQDELIQAAKLAVLGQLAAGINHELNQPLAAIRAYAENARSFIAREHPARADTNLEQIIELTKRMADISAQLRQFSRKSGEREETVSLQACTEYALRLFQSRLYDSRVRVEHAWPEHTIWAKADLVRLEQVVVNLISNALQAMKETAAPRLSISGEERGDRVTIRVADNGPGIPDAHLGRVFEPFFTTKAPGSGLGLGLSISSRIVDDLGGKLQVYNRPEGGACFTLTLARAAPPPSHQETLTHA, encoded by the coding sequence ATGAATCCGGTATCCCCGTCCGGCAAGGCTGCTACCGGCTTGCGGACACAGCATGTCGCGCTTGCCGGCCTGTCGCGGCGCTGGCGACGTTTATGGCTGGTCGCGATCCCTCTCGGCTTGGTGCTATTCGTTTGGCAAGCCACGCAATTGGCCAAGGAACAGGCGCTCGACACGTTGCACAAGGATGCCGAAAACGAACTTCGCCTATCCGCGGCCAACCTGAACGGCTATCTGCTGCGCTATGACTACCTGCCCAGCATGCTCGCCACGCGCGAAGGCGTACAGCGCTTCTTGGCCTCCCCCGATACCCAGGATGCCATGCCGCTGAACCTGCTTCTGGACCGCTTCCGCTTCACCACCGATGTATCGGATGTGTACCTGCTCGACCGCCACGGCGACACTCTCGCGGCCAGCAACTGGCACCGCCCTAACACCTTTATTGGTCAGAACTACGAATTCAGAAGCTATTATCAGGACGCCATCGCCGGAGGCCAGGGGCGCTTCTACGGCCTGGGCGTGCAATCGCTGGAGCGCGGCTATTACTTTTCCGCGCCGGTATGGCTCGACGATACCGCACCTGATGCGCGCCCCGACGGGGTCATGGTGGTCAAGGTCCTGCTGGATGGGGTGGAGGACAGCTGGGCGGAGCAGGATGCCGAACTGCTGGTCTCGGACGGCGATGACATCATTTTCATGGCCAGCCGCCCCGAGTTGCGCATGACGGCACTGCACCCGCTCTCGGAAGAAGAACACCAGGCACTTTTACAAACTCGCCGTTACGCCAACGAACCCCTCCCACCCTCGGGCATTGAAGCAGGAGACACCTACGGCAAGCAGAGCCGTATCGTCAGTTTTGCCCATGGCCCGCTCAGCGAAGGCAATTACCTGAGCCTGAGCCGGCACATCCCCGAGTTCGGTTGGCAGATGCATATTCTCAAGCCGCTGACACCAGTGATCCGGGCCCAGTGGATCGCCGGGCTGATGGCTGGCGGTCTTTATGGGGTAATCCTGCTGGGAGGCGGCATTGGCTGGCAACGCCTGCGCCTGCGCCGGGAGCGGGAGGAATTCGCCGAGCGTGAACGCAAGACGCTGGCGCGCGTTCGCGACGAACTGGAAATCAGCGTCAAGCATCGTACCCGCGACCTGGTGTCGAGCAATGAACGGCTGTCAGCGGAAATCGAAGAAAGACGGCGTGCGGAAGATAATCTTCGCCAGACCCAGGATGAATTGATCCAGGCGGCAAAACTGGCGGTGCTGGGGCAACTTGCGGCCGGCATCAATCACGAGCTCAACCAGCCGCTGGCGGCCATTCGCGCCTATGCCGAGAATGCCCGCAGCTTCATTGCGCGCGAGCATCCGGCGCGGGCGGATACCAACCTGGAGCAGATCATCGAGCTCACCAAGCGCATGGCGGATATTAGCGCCCAGCTGCGTCAGTTCTCGCGCAAGAGCGGCGAGCGGGAGGAGACGGTATCGCTGCAAGCCTGTACCGAGTACGCCTTGCGCTTGTTCCAGAGCCGGCTTTACGACAGTCGGGTACGCGTGGAACACGCCTGGCCGGAGCATACGATATGGGCGAAAGCGGATCTCGTGCGCCTGGAACAAGTGGTGGTCAACCTGATCAGCAACGCCTTGCAGGCCATGAAGGAGACAGCCGCCCCGCGTCTGTCCATCAGTGGCGAGGAGCGCGGCGACCGAGTCACGATCCGCGTGGCGGATAACGGCCCGGGGATACCCGACGCCCACCTGGGCCGGGTGTTCGAGCCGTTTTTCACCACCAAGGCGCCGGGCAGCGGCCTGGGGCTGGGCTTGTCGATCTCTTCGCGTATCGTTGACGATCTGGGCGGCAAGCTGCAAGTCTACAATCGGCCCGAGGGCGGGGCCTGCTTCACGCTTACCCTGGCCCGCGCTGCGCCGCCTCCTTCCCACCAGGAAACCCTTACCCATGCATGA
- a CDS encoding GntR family transcriptional regulator yields MDYPPLRQQRLADVITERLEGMILEGSLKPGHRLPPERELAERFGVSRPSLREAIQKLAARGLLSSRQGGGTFVNEELNSGYTDPLLEMLSRHKEFDLDLLEFRDAMEGISAYYAALRSTPADKSVLIQRFEELDSGFAGADPAQEAKLDAAFHLAIAEAAHNVLLLHTIRGIFHLLEKSIVDNLAHLFAKPGSRSQLMKQHRALLDAILEGKAEDARLRAHEHLVFVEDGLLEMARAETRAQRALRRAQGAAPA; encoded by the coding sequence ATGGATTATCCGCCACTACGCCAACAACGTCTCGCCGACGTAATCACCGAACGCCTGGAAGGCATGATTCTGGAAGGCAGCCTCAAGCCCGGCCACCGTCTACCGCCGGAGCGCGAGCTGGCGGAACGTTTCGGTGTCTCGCGCCCTTCCTTGCGTGAAGCCATTCAGAAACTGGCCGCCCGTGGGTTATTGAGCAGCCGCCAAGGTGGCGGCACCTTCGTCAACGAGGAACTCAATAGCGGCTATACCGACCCGCTCTTGGAAATGCTCTCCCGCCACAAGGAGTTCGATCTCGACCTGCTCGAATTTCGCGATGCCATGGAGGGTATCTCGGCCTATTATGCCGCGCTGCGCTCCACGCCAGCCGATAAATCCGTGCTTATCCAGCGTTTCGAGGAACTCGATAGCGGCTTCGCCGGAGCCGACCCCGCCCAGGAAGCGAAACTGGACGCCGCCTTTCACCTGGCCATTGCCGAAGCGGCGCACAACGTGCTGCTTCTGCACACCATACGCGGCATCTTTCATTTACTGGAAAAGAGTATCGTCGATAACCTGGCCCACCTGTTCGCCAAGCCCGGCTCACGCAGCCAATTGATGAAGCAACACCGGGCCCTGCTCGACGCCATTCTCGAAGGTAAGGCGGAAGATGCACGCTTGCGCGCCCATGAGCATCTTGTCTTCGTCGAAGATGGCCTGCTGGAAATGGCGCGTGCCGAAACGAGAGCGCAACGCGCCTTGCGTCGCGCCCAAGGTGCAGCACCGGCATGA
- a CDS encoding (Fe-S)-binding protein, translating to MTPVKLYPPKPEKVYFYGTCLVDIFFPEAGLDGVRLLEREGIEVVFPEDQTCCGQPAYTSGYESEARAVAESQLALFPEPWPIVVPSGSCGGMMRTHYPALFAGTNSEVRAMEVAGRIFELTEFLVHVCHLQLEDRGAPEKVAMHTSCSARREMGLAETGPALLAKLGHVELVEQARAAECCGFGGTFAVRHPEVSAAMVEDKTQAIEATGTKRFVTSDCGCLMNIGGRFEHQEKPVQGEHIASYLWRRTS from the coding sequence ATGACTCCCGTCAAGCTGTATCCCCCCAAGCCGGAAAAGGTCTATTTCTACGGAACCTGTCTGGTGGACATCTTCTTTCCCGAGGCCGGCCTGGATGGTGTGCGCTTGCTGGAGAGAGAAGGTATCGAAGTGGTTTTTCCCGAGGATCAGACGTGTTGTGGCCAACCCGCCTATACGTCAGGATACGAGAGCGAGGCGCGGGCAGTGGCCGAATCGCAGCTGGCGCTGTTTCCCGAGCCATGGCCCATCGTGGTGCCATCCGGTTCCTGTGGCGGCATGATGCGCACTCACTATCCGGCACTTTTTGCTGGTACAAACAGTGAAGTACGAGCGATGGAAGTCGCTGGACGCATCTTCGAGCTGACCGAATTTCTGGTTCATGTCTGCCATCTTCAGCTGGAGGATCGCGGAGCGCCGGAAAAGGTTGCCATGCATACCTCCTGCAGTGCCCGGCGCGAGATGGGTCTGGCGGAAACCGGCCCGGCCCTGCTCGCCAAGCTGGGCCATGTGGAGCTGGTCGAACAGGCGCGGGCGGCTGAGTGCTGCGGTTTCGGCGGCACTTTCGCGGTACGCCATCCCGAGGTCTCGGCGGCCATGGTCGAAGACAAGACCCAGGCAATCGAAGCGACTGGCACGAAACGCTTCGTGACCTCTGACTGTGGTTGCCTGATGAACATCGGCGGCCGTTTCGAGCACCAGGAGAAGCCGGTGCAGGGTGAGCATATTGCCAGCTATCTATGGCGGAGAACTTCATGA
- a CDS encoding LutB/LldF family L-lactate oxidation iron-sulfur protein: MSVEIYTPQAFHRQAHDALGNPQIRGNFRKAMDGLMTKRRDIFNDWDLETLRELGANIRLRALAKLPDLLEQLEANCQANGIQMHWAEDGDQACRIIREICQARGAKSVIKGKSMVSEEMHLNAHLEEAGIEALESDLGEYLVQLNEQTPSHIIMPAIHLNTDEISDILHDKTGTERTRDVDYMTAAARQQLRERFMSADVGVSGVNFAVAETGTLCLVENEGNGRMTTTVPPVHIAVTGIEKVVEHLRDVAPLYALLTRSATGQHVTTYFNLINSPRKRGERDGPEEVHLVLVDNGRSSIYQDDELLDTLRCIRCGACMNHCPVYTRVGGHTYGTTYPGPIGSILMPHMLGLEATQDLPSASSLCGACGEVCPVKIPIPDLLVRLRKEAVGEGRGNVLGAGVKRNKKEVAAWKSWQWMATHPGAWRGGTAIAGKLQVMMPAKLGPWTDYRTMPKPAKTSLHALMKRHRQEKES, encoded by the coding sequence ATGAGCGTCGAAATCTATACGCCGCAGGCCTTCCATCGTCAGGCCCACGACGCCCTGGGCAATCCGCAGATACGGGGCAACTTCCGCAAGGCCATGGATGGTCTGATGACCAAGCGGCGCGACATATTCAACGACTGGGACCTGGAGACGCTGCGTGAGCTGGGGGCGAATATTCGCCTGCGGGCGCTGGCCAAGCTTCCCGACCTTCTCGAGCAGCTGGAGGCCAACTGCCAGGCCAACGGAATCCAGATGCACTGGGCCGAGGATGGCGACCAGGCGTGTCGTATCATCCGCGAAATATGCCAGGCGCGCGGTGCCAAGTCGGTGATCAAGGGCAAGTCGATGGTTTCCGAGGAGATGCACCTGAATGCGCATCTGGAAGAGGCGGGCATCGAGGCGCTGGAGTCGGATCTCGGCGAATACCTGGTACAGCTCAATGAACAGACGCCGTCGCATATCATCATGCCGGCGATTCACCTCAATACCGATGAGATTTCCGACATCCTGCATGACAAGACGGGTACCGAGCGCACCCGCGATGTCGACTACATGACGGCGGCAGCCAGACAGCAGTTGCGTGAACGTTTCATGTCCGCCGATGTGGGGGTTTCCGGCGTCAACTTCGCGGTGGCTGAAACGGGTACGCTGTGCCTGGTGGAGAACGAAGGTAACGGGCGCATGACCACCACCGTGCCGCCGGTGCATATCGCCGTGACCGGTATCGAGAAAGTGGTGGAACATCTGCGCGACGTGGCGCCGCTTTATGCGCTATTGACCCGTTCGGCCACCGGCCAACACGTCACCACCTATTTCAACCTGATCAACTCGCCGCGCAAGCGGGGAGAGCGCGATGGGCCCGAGGAGGTTCATCTGGTGCTGGTCGACAACGGCCGCTCCAGCATTTATCAGGATGACGAGCTGCTCGATACGTTGCGTTGCATTCGCTGCGGCGCCTGCATGAATCATTGCCCCGTCTACACGCGGGTGGGCGGGCATACCTACGGTACCACCTATCCCGGTCCGATCGGCAGTATCCTGATGCCGCACATGCTGGGGCTGGAGGCGACCCAGGACTTGCCAAGTGCCTCCAGCCTTTGCGGCGCTTGCGGTGAGGTCTGCCCGGTCAAGATTCCCATTCCGGACCTGCTGGTGCGTCTGCGCAAGGAGGCCGTAGGAGAGGGGCGAGGAAACGTTCTCGGTGCCGGTGTCAAACGTAACAAGAAGGAAGTTGCCGCCTGGAAAAGCTGGCAGTGGATGGCGACCCATCCCGGTGCCTGGCGCGGCGGCACGGCTATTGCCGGCAAGTTGCAAGTGATGATGCCGGCCAAGCTCGGCCCCTGGACCGATTATCGCACCATGCCGAAACCGGCCAAGACGTCGCTGCATGCCTTGATGAAGCGACACCGTCAGGAGAAAGAGTCATGA
- a CDS encoding lactate utilization protein C: MSARDTILRRLRERTDGPLAAPKSDFAVVTGRGWSHDERLERFERWITSVHGEVIHTQRDNWLEVLSQVVSAKSIRRLALGREHPVAAEVRMELAASELKLVDSDRDVEGWQRELFEQVDAGLTSVRGAIAETGSLWLWPTQDEPRQLSLVPPIHIAVLDASSIEDTLFDVIEAHGWSQQMPTNALLISGPSKTADIEQTLAYGVHGPKELVVIVRH, from the coding sequence ATGAGCGCACGCGATACGATTCTCAGGCGCTTGCGCGAGCGTACCGACGGCCCGTTGGCTGCGCCGAAAAGTGATTTTGCCGTGGTCACGGGGCGCGGCTGGAGCCATGACGAACGCCTGGAGCGTTTCGAGCGCTGGATCACTTCGGTGCATGGTGAAGTGATCCACACCCAGCGCGACAACTGGCTTGAGGTGTTGAGCCAAGTCGTCTCGGCAAAATCCATTCGCCGGCTGGCGCTGGGCCGAGAGCACCCGGTCGCGGCTGAAGTGCGCATGGAGCTTGCCGCCAGCGAGTTGAAGTTGGTGGACTCCGACCGGGACGTGGAGGGCTGGCAGCGTGAGCTTTTCGAGCAGGTGGATGCAGGGCTAACCTCGGTTCGGGGCGCTATTGCCGAGACAGGCAGCCTCTGGCTGTGGCCGACGCAGGACGAGCCACGCCAGCTTAGCCTGGTGCCTCCCATCCATATCGCCGTGCTTGATGCATCCAGCATCGAGGACACTCTCTTCGATGTGATCGAGGCACATGGTTGGTCGCAACAGATGCCGACCAATGCGCTGTTGATTTCAGGGCCGAGCAAGACGGCGGATATCGAGCAGACCCTGGCTTATGGAGTGCACGGGCCGAAAGAGTTGGTCGTGATCGTGCGCCATTAA
- a CDS encoding flagella synthesis protein FlgN: MSLARMLDDQLARLTSLMRLLEHEQQLLTSGSIDGDALASVAEQKQTLLADLERMETLRRNVQQRLGYAAGISGATQAAKDAGCHETWAELLNNSERTARMNQLTGQMLSVRMKHNQHMLDYIRQIAEKTLYQADGRNGPQSGRINASA, from the coding sequence ATGAGTCTTGCCCGTATGCTTGACGACCAACTTGCACGCCTGACATCCCTGATGCGATTGCTCGAGCACGAGCAACAACTGCTGACAAGCGGAAGCATCGACGGGGACGCCCTGGCCAGTGTCGCCGAGCAGAAACAGACATTGCTTGCTGATCTCGAGCGTATGGAGACTTTACGTCGCAACGTGCAGCAGCGCCTGGGTTATGCCGCCGGAATCAGCGGTGCCACACAGGCAGCCAAGGACGCCGGTTGCCATGAAACGTGGGCTGAGCTGTTGAACAATAGTGAACGTACGGCGCGCATGAACCAGTTGACGGGTCAAATGCTCTCGGTACGCATGAAGCACAACCAGCATATGCTGGACTATATCCGCCAGATCGCGGAAAAAACTCTTTACCAAGCCGATGGACGTAATGGTCCTCAATCAGGCCGCATCAACGCCTCTGCCTGA
- the flgM gene encoding flagellar biosynthesis anti-sigma factor FlgM, whose protein sequence is MKIDNLNPLLRNNQPQQRDETQKAGSSPTTEPKTESRATTQLSQASIGDQQDIDTAKVEEIRSAIREGRMEIRADRIADGLIESLRETGGSDLS, encoded by the coding sequence GTGAAAATTGACAATCTCAATCCACTGCTGCGCAACAACCAGCCACAGCAGCGGGATGAAACGCAGAAAGCGGGCTCGTCCCCTACCACAGAGCCCAAGACTGAAAGCCGAGCCACGACACAGCTCAGCCAGGCTTCCATTGGCGATCAGCAGGATATCGATACCGCCAAGGTAGAGGAAATACGCAGTGCAATCCGCGAAGGGCGCATGGAAATCCGCGCCGACCGTATCGCGGATGGTCTGATCGAAAGTCTCCGCGAAACGGGAGGAAGCGACCTGTCATGA
- the flgA gene encoding flagellar basal body P-ring formation chaperone FlgA, which yields MLLLAPSVALASSDNEELMQQVHAFLYEQASPLGEEILIEVQPPSPHLPPCVAPEPFLTNTSQSPLGRVSVGVRCGDTGRQVRYLQAEVGVIGNFVKAASAIERGTLVTADMLEEHAGNLNELPSQALLEAADIVGQVARRPIRAGSVFQSHYLQAPTVIERGQRVVVEARGSAFRVSREGEALESGGVGDRVRVRFGAREVLTARVAEEGTLIIDF from the coding sequence ATGTTATTGCTGGCTCCAAGCGTGGCCCTTGCCTCTTCCGATAACGAAGAACTCATGCAACAGGTCCATGCCTTTCTCTATGAACAGGCGAGTCCGCTAGGCGAAGAAATTCTTATCGAAGTACAGCCACCCTCCCCCCATCTACCGCCTTGCGTGGCTCCCGAACCATTTCTGACCAACACCAGCCAATCACCGCTAGGCAGAGTCTCGGTTGGGGTACGCTGCGGCGACACGGGGCGCCAGGTACGCTACCTGCAAGCGGAAGTCGGCGTTATCGGCAATTTCGTCAAGGCTGCCTCGGCCATCGAGCGTGGCACTCTCGTCACGGCCGACATGCTGGAAGAGCATGCCGGCAATTTGAATGAACTTCCGTCCCAAGCCCTGCTGGAAGCGGCTGACATCGTCGGTCAGGTAGCGCGTCGCCCAATACGCGCCGGCAGCGTCTTTCAGTCACACTACCTCCAAGCACCCACCGTAATTGAACGCGGCCAGCGCGTCGTAGTCGAAGCACGTGGAAGCGCCTTTCGGGTTAGCCGTGAAGGTGAAGCATTGGAGAGTGGCGGCGTGGGAGATCGTGTCCGCGTGCGTTTTGGTGCACGGGAAGTATTGACCGCACGTGTCGCCGAAGAAGGGACTCTGATAATAGATTTTTGA
- the flgB gene encoding flagellar basal body rod protein FlgB: MIDQLAASLNYHQQALGLRQARHEVLASNIANADTPNYKARDMDFASELEKAVSQGSPGGASGGLSLARTSERHLQGEGPPTGAGRSELLYRIPDQPSLDGNTVDMDRERTQFADNAVRYQAGLTIINSRIQGLKNAMQPE, translated from the coding sequence ATGATCGATCAGCTAGCGGCATCGCTCAACTATCACCAGCAGGCTCTGGGCCTTCGACAAGCGCGTCACGAGGTGCTGGCCAGCAATATTGCAAACGCTGACACGCCTAACTACAAGGCGCGGGACATGGACTTCGCCAGCGAACTGGAAAAGGCGGTATCTCAAGGGTCTCCAGGAGGCGCTTCCGGCGGGTTGAGCTTGGCTCGTACCTCGGAGCGGCATCTTCAAGGAGAAGGCCCACCCACGGGAGCGGGACGTAGTGAATTGCTTTACCGCATCCCGGATCAACCCAGTCTCGATGGCAATACGGTGGACATGGATCGAGAGCGTACCCAGTTCGCGGATAACGCCGTGCGTTACCAGGCGGGGCTGACGATTATCAATAGCCGCATCCAGGGGCTGAAAAACGCCATGCAGCCGGAATAA
- the flgC gene encoding flagellar basal body rod protein FlgC: MSMFSVFDIAGSAMSAQSQRMNVTASNMANADSVAGPDGETYRAKQVMFQTQAQNRYGIGGVRVTEVVEDQSPLRMDYQPGHPAADEQGYVTKPNVEPVHEMVNMISASRSYQANVEVMNTTKQMMMKTLTLGEG; encoded by the coding sequence ATGTCGATGTTTTCCGTCTTTGATATTGCCGGTTCGGCAATGAGCGCCCAGTCCCAACGGATGAACGTAACCGCCAGCAACATGGCCAATGCCGACAGCGTCGCCGGGCCGGATGGCGAGACCTATCGTGCCAAGCAGGTCATGTTCCAGACCCAGGCGCAGAACCGCTATGGAATCGGCGGCGTTCGTGTCACCGAAGTGGTGGAAGACCAATCGCCGCTGCGCATGGATTATCAACCGGGCCATCCCGCCGCTGATGAACAAGGCTACGTTACCAAACCCAATGTGGAGCCGGTTCATGAAATGGTCAATATGATTTCGGCTTCGCGCTCCTATCAAGCCAATGTCGAAGTCATGAACACCACCAAGCAGATGATGATGAAAACGCTCACTCTGGGAGAAGGATAA
- a CDS encoding flagellar hook assembly protein FlgD — MNIDTSVISSINSGGAAAKSASQSAELRDSFMTLLITQLKNQDPLNPMENAEMTSQLAQINTVNGIEDLNETLNGITEQMNASKMIQASGLIGNAVLVPGNNVKVNIDDEGNSYATPFGIELEKPANSVEITVRSRAGEVVYRNEVSAVSAGVESFQWDGKTNDGEALPAGDYRVSYAAKDAEGNEISAQPLNYALVEGVTPQVKGQEVRLDLGAIYGQVTLNQIKQIL; from the coding sequence ATGAACATTGATACCAGTGTGATCAGCAGCATCAACTCCGGTGGTGCGGCGGCCAAGTCAGCGAGCCAATCCGCAGAGCTGCGGGACAGCTTCATGACACTGTTGATCACGCAGTTGAAGAACCAGGATCCGCTCAATCCCATGGAAAATGCGGAAATGACTTCTCAGCTAGCGCAGATCAACACCGTCAATGGCATCGAAGACCTCAATGAAACGCTCAACGGCATTACCGAGCAGATGAACGCTTCTAAGATGATTCAGGCGTCTGGCTTGATTGGTAATGCCGTACTCGTGCCTGGTAACAACGTTAAAGTGAACATAGATGACGAAGGTAACAGCTATGCCACACCGTTTGGCATAGAGCTCGAAAAACCAGCCAATAGCGTAGAAATCACAGTGCGCAGTCGTGCAGGCGAAGTGGTGTACCGCAACGAAGTAAGCGCAGTGAGTGCAGGAGTTGAGTCTTTCCAGTGGGATGGGAAAACCAATGACGGTGAAGCGCTACCTGCTGGTGATTACCGTGTTAGCTACGCTGCCAAAGATGCAGAAGGCAATGAGATCAGTGCTCAGCCGTTGAATTATGCCTTGGTGGAAGGTGTCACGCCGCAAGTGAAAGGCCAAGAGGTGCGCTTGGACTTAGGCGCTATTTATGGTCAGGTCACGCTTAACCAAATTAAACAGATTCTTTGA
- the flgE gene encoding flagellar hook protein FlgE encodes MSFSQALSGLSAQQAKLAVTGNNIANSQTVGFKGSNVQFADVYAQQIGLGTRVAATMQDFTQGNIESSGRNLDLAIAGEGFFRFQLPNGDIGYSRNGQLNLTADGRLINSQGAQIMGYGLSDANDLFSPIAQGGAPVPISVPADDMPARATGSSEGENSGVQAVYNLDASIDVNNADLRNQAEVFNSLEAKQDEDNDAVTEINYHYSNSFTVYDSLGTAQSVTAYFEKTGENAWSVKTAVNGIYTGIANDFALKFKSDGTLERNGDGDIIGVEGSDRSAITITSADALGTGANDLTFNFRLAGTTQFSNSSTNNTLSQDGYTSGSLIGVTIEEDGTVMRNFSNEQTVAAGQVAMVSFRNPEGLNPSGDNLWSATGSSGPELVGAPGTGQRGLVQASAIETSNVDLARELVDMIVAQRAYQANSQTISTQDELLQTIINI; translated from the coding sequence ATGAGCTTTTCACAAGCACTCAGTGGTCTAAGCGCACAGCAAGCTAAGCTCGCCGTCACCGGTAACAATATTGCCAACTCCCAAACAGTGGGATTTAAAGGGTCTAACGTACAGTTCGCCGATGTTTATGCCCAGCAGATCGGCCTAGGTACCCGTGTTGCCGCAACCATGCAGGACTTCACCCAGGGCAACATAGAGTCGTCAGGCCGTAACTTGGACTTGGCGATTGCCGGTGAAGGCTTCTTCCGTTTTCAGCTCCCCAATGGCGATATCGGCTACTCCCGCAACGGCCAGCTAAACTTGACTGCCGATGGGCGTTTAATCAACTCCCAGGGGGCCCAGATTATGGGGTATGGACTTAGTGACGCTAATGATCTTTTCTCACCAATTGCACAAGGCGGAGCACCAGTACCTATCAGCGTGCCGGCTGATGATATGCCAGCTCGTGCAACAGGTTCTAGCGAGGGAGAGAATTCGGGTGTCCAAGCGGTCTATAATTTAGATGCCAGTATCGACGTTAATAATGCTGACCTTCGCAATCAAGCTGAAGTGTTCAATAGCTTAGAAGCAAAGCAAGATGAAGATAACGATGCAGTAACAGAAATTAATTACCATTACTCAAACTCTTTTACTGTATACGACTCATTAGGTACTGCGCAAAGTGTGACAGCGTATTTTGAAAAAACAGGGGAAAATGCGTGGTCAGTAAAGACAGCAGTAAACGGAATTTACACAGGAATAGCTAACGACTTTGCTCTTAAATTTAAAAGTGACGGTACGCTTGAAAGAAATGGTGATGGGGATATTATAGGTGTGGAAGGCAGCGATAGGTCGGCAATTACAATCACTAGCGCAGATGCGTTAGGTACCGGTGCCAATGATTTAACATTCAACTTTCGTTTAGCTGGAACAACACAGTTTTCAAATAGCTCTACTAATAACACTCTTAGTCAAGATGGTTACACATCCGGTTCCCTTATAGGAGTTACCATCGAAGAGGATGGTACCGTTATGAGGAACTTCTCCAATGAGCAGACAGTTGCTGCAGGCCAGGTCGCCATGGTGAGCTTCCGTAATCCCGAAGGCTTGAACCCTTCAGGCGATAACCTGTGGTCGGCGACAGGCTCCTCTGGCCCTGAGCTGGTGGGCGCGCCGGGTACCGGTCAGCGAGGGTTAGTTCAAGCCAGTGCGATTGAAACTTCTAATGTGGACTTGGCGCGTGAGCTGGTGGATATGATCGTTGCCCAGCGTGCCTACCAGGCCAACTCGCAAACCATCAGCACCCAGGATGAGCTCCTGCAAACCATTATCAATATCTAA
- a CDS encoding flagellar basal body rod protein FlgF: MDRMLYTAMSGAKQSMDQQSVVSHNLSNVSTSGFRAQLQAARSVPTQGDALLPTRVSAVTTTPGTDYSQGPISRTGRTLDVAMQGNAWLAVQAEDGTETYTRRGDLQLDSNGVLLNVGRPVMGEAGPIAVPQGSQVSIGADGTISAIGQGEGPEALVEVARIKLVTPEEGELVRGEDGLFRAPPNEEGEPGMLPADEGARLVSGALEGSNVSPVDAMVSMIDVARRYDMQMKVISTADENAQRANNLLALQG; this comes from the coding sequence ATGGATCGTATGCTATATACCGCCATGAGCGGTGCCAAACAGAGCATGGACCAACAGTCCGTGGTCAGCCACAACCTGTCCAACGTATCCACCTCCGGTTTCCGTGCCCAGTTGCAGGCGGCACGCTCGGTGCCCACCCAGGGTGATGCGCTGCTACCCACGCGCGTCTCGGCCGTCACCACCACACCGGGAACGGATTACTCCCAAGGCCCTATCTCGCGCACTGGCAGGACGCTGGATGTGGCCATGCAGGGCAATGCCTGGCTGGCGGTGCAAGCCGAGGACGGTACGGAAACCTATACCCGTCGTGGCGACCTGCAACTGGATAGTAACGGCGTGCTGCTGAATGTCGGCCGGCCGGTAATGGGCGAGGCCGGCCCAATTGCGGTGCCGCAAGGCTCCCAGGTTTCGATCGGCGCCGATGGCACCATCAGCGCCATCGGCCAGGGAGAAGGCCCCGAGGCTCTGGTGGAAGTGGCGCGGATAAAGCTGGTGACGCCTGAAGAAGGTGAGCTGGTGCGGGGCGAGGACGGCCTGTTTCGTGCTCCCCCTAATGAAGAGGGAGAGCCGGGCATGTTGCCGGCCGACGAGGGCGCCCGGCTTGTCAGCGGGGCTCTCGAGGGAAGCAACGTGAGCCCCGTGGATGCCATGGTTTCGATGATCGACGTGGCACGGCGCTACGACATGCAGATGAAAGTCATCAGTACCGCCGATGAAAACGCCCAACGGGCCAATAACCTGTTGGCGCTGCAGGGCTGA